The following are from one region of the Pseudazoarcus pumilus genome:
- a CDS encoding substrate-binding domain-containing protein — MHRIQFHYTLSDTRGSALIRNPLLDLLHAVEDNGSISAAARQLGYSYRHVWGELKRREAELEHALIVWEKGQPARLTEFGTKLLWAERQAQVRLQAQIENLRADLERAYAVAFDDSTHVLSFHASHDDALSALREQARGQKLHLDIRFTGSVDAIRALNEGRCMMAGFHTRLNPPRGSLAQRTYKPMLKPGLHKIIGFARRTQGLIVAPGNPLGLTGLHSLASGKLRFANRALGAGTRLLLEELLDEQGISASSIRGFDSAEPSHAAVAQAVASGQADVGLGIEAAARARGLDFVPVVEEQYHLACLKSALNEAGIQALLTLLGSEQWQRTLAGLPGYAPEHCGEVLAMSRVLPWWRYRTQKHPAT, encoded by the coding sequence GTGCATAGGATCCAGTTCCACTACACCCTGTCGGACACCCGCGGCTCGGCGCTGATCCGCAATCCGCTGCTCGATCTGCTGCACGCGGTCGAGGACAACGGCTCGATCTCGGCCGCCGCGCGCCAGCTCGGCTACTCCTATCGCCACGTATGGGGCGAGCTCAAGCGCCGGGAGGCCGAGCTGGAACACGCGCTGATCGTGTGGGAGAAGGGTCAGCCGGCGCGGCTGACCGAGTTCGGCACCAAGCTGCTGTGGGCCGAGCGCCAGGCTCAGGTGCGGCTGCAGGCGCAGATCGAGAACCTGCGCGCCGACCTCGAACGCGCCTACGCCGTGGCCTTCGACGACTCCACCCACGTGCTGAGCTTTCACGCCAGCCACGACGATGCGCTCTCGGCCCTGCGCGAGCAGGCGCGCGGGCAGAAGCTGCATCTGGACATCCGCTTCACCGGCAGCGTGGATGCCATCCGGGCGCTCAACGAAGGCCGCTGCATGATGGCCGGCTTTCACACCCGGCTGAACCCGCCGCGCGGCTCGCTCGCGCAGCGCACCTACAAGCCCATGCTCAAGCCCGGCCTGCACAAGATCATCGGCTTCGCCCGCCGCACGCAGGGCCTGATCGTCGCGCCCGGCAACCCGCTCGGCCTGACCGGCCTGCACAGCCTCGCCAGCGGAAAGCTGCGCTTCGCCAACCGCGCGCTGGGCGCCGGCACGCGCTTGCTGCTGGAAGAGCTGCTGGACGAACAGGGCATTTCCGCGAGCTCGATCCGCGGCTTCGACAGTGCCGAGCCTTCGCACGCGGCGGTCGCGCAGGCAGTGGCTTCCGGACAGGCCGATGTCGGCCTGGGCATCGAGGCGGCGGCACGTGCACGCGGGCTGGACTTCGTACCGGTGGTCGAGGAGCAATACCACCTCGCCTGCCTCAAGTCGGCGCTCAACGAAGCCGGCATCCAGGCCCTGCTGACACTGCTCGGCAGCGAGCAATGGCAGCGCACGCTGGCCGGACTGCCCGGCTATGCGCCGGAACACTGTGGCGAAGTACTGGCCATGAGCCGCGTGCTGCCGTGGTGGCGCTATCGCACGCAGAAGCATCCGGCGACGTAG
- a CDS encoding substrate-binding domain-containing protein: MKPASLIRPLRGLCAALAISAFAASAAQAESIVVASTTSTEQSGLFGHILPIFEKKSGIEVRVVAQGTGQALETGRRGDADVLFVHNVVAEEKFVEEGYGVKRFPVMYNDFVVIGEKSDPAGAKGKDVTAALKKVASANAGFVSRGDKSGTHSAELRFWKAAGVEDKGTGYKECGCGMGPALNIAASSGAYVMSDRATWLNFKNRANLTILVEGDERLFNQYGVILVNPDKHAHVKKDAGQQFIDWLVSAEGQAAIAEYKIDGQQLFFPNANQ; encoded by the coding sequence ATGAAACCTGCATCCTTGATCCGTCCGCTGCGCGGCCTGTGCGCCGCCCTCGCCATTTCCGCCTTCGCGGCCTCCGCCGCGCAGGCCGAATCCATCGTCGTGGCCTCGACCACGTCGACCGAGCAGTCCGGCCTGTTCGGCCACATCCTGCCGATCTTCGAGAAGAAGAGCGGCATCGAGGTGCGCGTCGTCGCGCAGGGTACCGGCCAGGCGCTGGAGACCGGCCGCCGCGGCGATGCCGACGTGCTGTTCGTGCACAACGTCGTGGCCGAGGAGAAGTTCGTCGAGGAAGGCTACGGCGTGAAGCGCTTCCCGGTGATGTACAACGATTTCGTCGTCATCGGCGAGAAGTCCGATCCGGCCGGGGCAAAGGGCAAGGACGTCACGGCCGCACTGAAGAAGGTGGCTTCCGCCAACGCCGGCTTCGTCTCGCGCGGCGACAAGAGCGGCACGCATTCGGCCGAGCTGCGTTTCTGGAAGGCCGCCGGCGTCGAGGACAAGGGCACGGGCTACAAGGAATGCGGCTGCGGCATGGGTCCGGCGCTCAACATCGCCGCGTCCAGCGGCGCCTATGTGATGTCCGACCGTGCGACCTGGCTCAACTTCAAGAACCGCGCCAACCTGACCATCCTCGTCGAGGGCGACGAGCGCCTGTTCAACCAGTACGGCGTGATCCTCGTCAATCCCGACAAGCACGCCCACGTGAAGAAGGACGCCGGCCAGCAGTTCATCGACTGGCTGGTGTCGGCCGAAGGCCAGGCCGCGATCGCCGAGTACAAGATCGACGGCCAGCAGCTGTTCTTCCCCAACGCCAATCAGTAA
- a CDS encoding universal stress protein — MNKVIGCIDGTETSATVCEYAAWSALRMGAPLEFLHVIDRHQEVAPVSDFSGNLKVGAQDELLQQLAELDAQRSKIAQEHGRILVDAARGRAAELGVKAPEGRQRHGTLVETLGEMEDDTRLIVLGRRHVDAAAPDQPVQNHRLERVIRAIHKPILATAAHYRTPERFMIAFDGSPTGRKTVERVAASPLLVGLPVHVVTVGSGASASDALAWAKTELEARGFDVTTATRDGDAERALGDYATEHTMDLVVIGAYGHSRIRHLMIGSTTTALLRTLPVPVLVLR; from the coding sequence ATGAACAAGGTGATTGGCTGTATCGACGGTACCGAAACCTCGGCCACGGTGTGCGAGTACGCCGCCTGGTCGGCGCTGCGCATGGGCGCGCCGCTGGAGTTCCTGCACGTCATCGACCGCCATCAAGAAGTGGCGCCGGTGAGCGACTTCTCCGGCAACCTCAAGGTCGGCGCCCAGGACGAGTTGCTGCAACAACTGGCCGAGCTCGATGCCCAGCGCAGCAAGATTGCGCAGGAACACGGTCGCATCCTGGTCGACGCAGCACGCGGTCGCGCCGCCGAGCTTGGCGTGAAGGCACCGGAAGGCCGCCAGCGTCACGGCACCCTGGTCGAGACGCTGGGCGAAATGGAAGACGACACGCGCCTGATCGTGCTTGGCCGCCGTCACGTCGACGCCGCCGCACCCGACCAGCCGGTGCAGAACCACCGCCTGGAACGCGTGATCCGCGCCATCCACAAGCCCATCCTCGCCACCGCCGCACACTACAGGACGCCCGAGCGCTTCATGATCGCGTTCGACGGCAGTCCCACCGGTCGCAAGACCGTGGAGCGCGTCGCCGCCAGCCCCCTGCTGGTCGGCCTGCCGGTGCATGTCGTGACAGTGGGCAGCGGCGCGTCGGCCAGCGACGCGCTGGCGTGGGCGAAGACCGAACTCGAAGCACGCGGCTTCGACGTCACCACCGCCACCCGCGACGGCGACGCCGAGCGCGCGCTGGGAGACTACGCGACCGAACACACGATGGATCTGGTCGTGATCGGCGCCTACGGCCATTCACGCATCCGCCACCTGATGATCGGCAGCACCACGACGGCGCTGTTGCGCACGCTGCCGGTACCGGTACTGGTATTGCGCTGA
- the modC gene encoding molybdenum ABC transporter ATP-binding protein — MTIAARFRVDRGDFVLDVDLKLPSRGVTALFGPSGAGKTTVLRCIAGLERLADAHVDFDGEVWQHGRDFVPTHRRSLGYVFQEASLFPHLSARGNMEYGFKRIPAAERRIAWDDLVALLDLGHLLDRHPDQLSGGERQRVGLARALLTSPRLLLLDEPLSALDAARKQEILPYLERLRDQLDIPMLYVSHSHDEVIRLADHLVLLDNGRVRASGPLAETLARTDLQLSRGIEASVMIETTVAAHEDDWHLSRLAFAGGELLVPRCRREPGGTLRVRVHARDVALACSRVEDSSINNQIAARVVEIVPADGPAYVLIRLDAAGVPLLARITRRSADRLGLAPGGAVWAQIKSAALLEA; from the coding sequence GTGACGATCGCGGCACGTTTCCGGGTGGATCGTGGCGACTTCGTGCTCGATGTCGACCTGAAGCTGCCTTCGCGTGGCGTCACCGCGCTGTTCGGGCCGTCGGGTGCGGGCAAGACCACGGTGCTGCGCTGCATCGCCGGGCTGGAGCGGCTCGCGGACGCCCACGTCGATTTCGACGGCGAGGTGTGGCAGCACGGGCGTGACTTCGTGCCGACGCACCGGCGCAGCCTCGGCTACGTGTTCCAGGAGGCCAGCCTGTTTCCGCACCTGTCGGCGCGCGGCAACATGGAATACGGCTTCAAGCGCATCCCGGCCGCCGAGCGGCGCATCGCCTGGGACGATCTGGTGGCGCTGCTCGACCTTGGCCATTTGCTCGACCGCCATCCGGATCAACTCTCCGGCGGCGAGCGCCAGCGCGTCGGGCTGGCGCGCGCGCTGCTTACCAGCCCGCGCCTGCTGCTGCTCGATGAGCCGCTCTCGGCGCTGGACGCGGCGCGCAAGCAGGAGATCCTGCCGTATCTGGAGCGCCTGCGTGACCAGCTCGACATCCCGATGCTGTATGTCAGCCATTCGCACGACGAGGTGATCCGGCTCGCCGATCATCTGGTGCTGCTCGACAACGGCCGCGTGCGCGCGTCCGGCCCGCTGGCCGAGACGCTGGCGCGCACCGACCTGCAGCTCTCGCGCGGCATCGAGGCCAGCGTGATGATCGAGACCACGGTGGCGGCGCACGAGGACGACTGGCATCTGTCGCGGCTGGCCTTCGCCGGGGGCGAGTTGCTGGTGCCGCGCTGCCGGCGCGAACCGGGCGGGACGCTGCGCGTGCGGGTGCATGCGCGCGACGTGGCACTGGCATGTTCGCGTGTCGAGGACAGCAGCATCAACAATCAGATCGCCGCGCGCGTGGTCGAGATCGTGCCGGCCGACGGGCCGGCCTACGTGCTGATCCGCCTCGATGCGGCCGGCGTGCCGCTGCTCGCGCGCATCACGCGGCGTTCGGCGGATCGTTTGGGGCTGGCACCGGGCGGCGCGGTGTGGGCGCAGATCAAGTCGGCGGCGCTGCTGGAGGCGTGA
- the modB gene encoding molybdate ABC transporter permease subunit has product MLSPQDLTALWITFRLAAISTVLLIVLATPLAWWLAQTRSRGRTVVEALVAMPLVLPPTVIGFYLLLLLGPQGAIGGFLERIGVGHLAFSFAGLVIGSMIYSLPFVVQPLQNAFQATGTRVLEAAATLRAGPLDRFLSVSLPLARRGFLTAAVLSFAHTLGEFGVIIMLGGNIPGSTQVASIAIYNHVEAMDYAAAHGLALVLVVLAFGLLLSVYAINRRFKVVGVAS; this is encoded by the coding sequence ATGCTCTCGCCGCAGGACCTGACCGCGCTGTGGATCACCTTCCGGCTGGCCGCCATCAGCACCGTGCTGCTCATCGTGCTGGCTACACCGTTGGCGTGGTGGCTGGCGCAGACCCGTTCGCGCGGGCGCACCGTGGTCGAGGCGCTGGTGGCCATGCCGCTGGTGCTGCCGCCCACGGTGATCGGCTTCTACCTGCTGCTGCTGCTCGGTCCGCAAGGCGCCATCGGCGGTTTCCTGGAGCGCATCGGCGTTGGCCATCTGGCCTTCAGCTTTGCCGGGCTGGTGATCGGCTCGATGATCTATTCGCTGCCATTCGTCGTGCAGCCGCTGCAGAACGCCTTCCAGGCCACCGGCACGCGTGTGCTGGAGGCGGCCGCGACGCTGCGCGCCGGCCCGCTCGACCGCTTCCTCAGCGTTTCGTTGCCGCTGGCGCGGCGCGGTTTCCTGACCGCCGCAGTGCTGTCCTTCGCGCATACGCTGGGTGAATTCGGCGTGATCATCATGCTCGGCGGCAACATCCCGGGCAGCACGCAGGTGGCGTCCATCGCCATCTACAACCACGTCGAGGCAATGGACTACGCCGCCGCGCACGGGCTGGCGCTGGTGCTGGTGGTGCTGGCCTTCGGCCTGCTGCTGAGCGTGTATGCGATCAACCGGCGCTTCAAGGTGGTGGGGGTCGCATCGTGA